Part of the Marinobacterium rhizophilum genome is shown below.
CCGATGTCGAGAAAGTTGTCGCCGACGAAATCAAGGCAGTACACGAGGCTGTCGGCCTGATGGAAGTCAGCGGCTTCAACCGCATCGAAATCAAGGGCCCGGGTGCCGCCGAGTGGCTTGACAGCCTGACGTGCAGCAACGTACCCAAAAAAGTGGGTCGCGTCGGCCTTTGCTACTTCCTGACTGATAAAGGCAATGTGGTCGCTGAAGCCACGCTGGCAAAACTGGCAGAAGATCGTTTCTGGTACGGTTCTGCGGCGGCTTCCGAATATCACGATATGGACTGGCTGCGCAGCCGTCTCCCCAGCGAGGGTGTCGAGCTCGTTCCGATGACCAACTCCCATACGATTCTGGTGGTTTCCGGACCCAAATCCAGGGATCTGTTGGCAAAACTGTCTCCGCGTACCAATTGGTCGAACGAGAGCTTCCCCTGGCTTACCGCCCAGCCGGTATTCATCGGTCATGCAGAAGCCCTTGCCATGCGGGTGAGCTTCAACGGTGAGCTGGGCTGGGAGCTGCATGTGCCCAATGAGCAGCTCTATCTGGCACACCAGCTGATTACGGAAGCAGGCGTCGAGTTCGGCCTCAAGCCGTTTGGTTCCCTGGCGACCGAGTCGATGCGTCTCGAGAAAGGTTATCGTCACTGGAAGGCCGACCTGATCACCGAGTTTGACCCGTTCGAAAGTGACCTGGATCGTTTCGTGAAAATGGACAAGGCGGCAAACTTCCCAGGAAAAGAAGCCCTGCTTGCCAAGGCGGGTACGCCTGCACGACGGAAGTTCGTCACCATGGTCATCGATTGCGAACATGCTACTCCGCATCCCGGCGATTCAGTCTGCGTTGACGGTGCTGTCATTGGCACTATCACCTCGGCAGGATACGGCCACCGGGTGCAGAAGAACATTGCCATGGCCTTTATCGACCCCGCTTATGCAAATGAAGGCACCGAGTTCGACGTAGAGATCATTGGCGAACCGCATAAGGCCAAAGTGATTGCAGGTCAGTTGTTTGATGCTGAAAACGCTCGACTCAGGTCTTAAACCCTGATTTGTTGTGAGTTGAATTTTAATTGAGGTTAATTAATGGCAAGGGCCTTTAAATTATTTCTCGGTTTCAATTCTGTATAGATGATTTTTAAACCGGTGGCAGGATTTGTCGTTGCAGGCGCTGTATTCATGCGGCTTTAAGTCAGGTTTTTCTGGCCTTGCCTGTCACCGGTTTGATGTTTAGATAGCCGTATCGCCAGGCGTTATGCTGGAAGGTTTTCAGGAGGTTTTATGAAAATTTTAGTGGGTGTAAAACGCGTCATTGATTATAACGTTCAAATCAGAGCTAAAGCGGACGGGTCCGCCGTAGAGCTGGAAAACGTCAAGATGGCCATTAATCCCTTCGACGAAGTTGCCGTCGAGGCAGCCGTCCGCTTGAAGGACGAAGGTGTGGCCACGGAAGTTATCGCCGTGTCCATCGGCCCGGAAAAGGCCCAGGAGACCCTGCGCCAGGCACTCGCCATGGGCGCTGACCGTGCCATCCTGGTGCCGCACACCGAAGCTACCGAACCGCTGTCCGTGGCCAAAACCTTCAAGGCGCTGGCCGAGAAAGAGGGTGCAGGCCTGGTAATGCTGGGCAAGCAGGCCATCGATGATGACTGCAACCAGACCGGCCAGATGCTGGCGGCCCTGCTGGGCTGGCCGCAGGGCACCTTTGCCTCGGGCCTTGCGGTCTCGGGCGAGCAGATTGAAGTCACCCGCGAAGTGGACGGTGGCCTGGAGACCGTCGCGCTGAACCTGCCGGCGGTGGTCACCGCGGACCTGCGCCTGAACGAGCCACGCTTTGCGTCCTTGCCGGCCATCATGAAGGCCAAGAAAAAGCCGCTGGACAGCATCGATGCTGCATCGCTGGGGGTCGATCTGAGCCCACGGCTGGAGCTGGTCGGTGTGGTTGAGCCGCCGGTACGCACGACCGGCAGTGTGCTGGTGGCCAGTGCCGCCGAGCTGGTGGAAAAACTCAAACAAGACGCAGCGATCGCTTAAGGAGACGTACCATGACCATTCTTGTCATCGCAGATCACGACAACAACAGCATCGCTTCGTCGACCTTTAACACCCTGGGCGCTGCAGCGCAGATCGGTGGCGACATCGACATCCTGGTTCTGGGGGGCAACTGCGCGGCAGTGACCCAGGCCGCTGCTGCCATCCCGGGTGTGCACCGGGTGCTGAGCGCCGACTGTGAACTGTTCGCCCAGCCCCTGGCTGAAGACATGGCACCGCTGGTGCAGCGCTGCGCCGAAGGCTACAGCCATGTGCTGGCCTCGAACTCGACCTTTGCCAAGAACCTGCTGCCCCGCGTCGCCGCGCTGCTGGATGTACCGCAGATCTCCGATATCAGTGCGGTGATCGATGCCAACACCTTCGAGCGCCCGATCTACGCCGGCAATGCCCTGGCCACCGTGCGCAGCCACGACGCCATCAAGGTCATCACCGTGCGCAGCACCAAGTTCGAGGCCGTGGCGGCCACCGGCGGCAGCGCCGAATGCCTGGCGATTGACGCGCCTGCCGCCCAGGCCCAGGCCCGTTTTGTCAGCCGCACCGAAGCCAAGTCCGGAGGGCCTGAACTGACCACGGCGCGCATCGTTATCTCCGGTGGCCGCGGCATGGGCAACGGCGAGAACTTTGCCCTGCTGGATACGGTCGCCGCCAAGCTCGGCGCGGCGGTGGGTGCGTCCCGCGCCGCGGTCGATGCGGGCTTTGTGCCCAACGACTACCAGGTCGGCCAGACCGGCAAGGTAGTAGCGCCGGATCTGTATATCGCCGTGGGTATTTCCGGTGCCATCCAGCACCTGGCCGGCATGAAGGATTCCAAGATGATCGTGGCGATCAACAAGGATCCGGACGCGCCCATCTTCCAGGTGGCCGACTACGGCATCGTCGGTGACCTGTTCGATATCATGCCAGCGCTCGACGCCGCGCTCTGAGACTCTGATTACCTTTAAACGCATAGGAACCGAGATGAAGAACAAACCTGCATACATTCTAAAAGTCTCTTGCCCCGGCAAGGTCGGCATCGTTGCTGCGGTGGGTAACTTCCTGGCCGATCGTGGCTGCTTTATCAAGGAGTTTCACCAGTTCGATGATCTGGAATCCGGCCGCTTTTTCTCCACCATCGAGTTCGTGTTTGAAGGCAACCAGCAGCCGAGTGTCGAGCAGCTGAAAGCCGCGTTTGAAGTCACGGCGCTGCGCTTTGACATGGAGTGGGAAATTCACGACGCCAACCAGCCGGCCCGCGTGCTGATCATGGTGTCCAAGTACGACCACTGCCTGCGTGACCTGCTGTACCGACGCGCCACCGGCGAGCTCAACATCGAGATATCCGCCATCGTCTCCAACCACGAAGACCTGCGCTACCTGGCCGAGCGCGAAGGGCTGGATTACATCCACCTGCCGGTGACCAAGGAAACCAAGCCGGAGCAGGAAGCCAAGCTGATCGAGATCGTCGAGCAGACCGGCACCGAACTGGTGGTACTGGCGCGCTACATGCAGGTGCTGTCCGACACCCTGTGCCAGCAGCTGGCCGGGCGTTGCATCAACATCCACCACTCCTTCCTGCCAGGCTTCAAGGGTGCCAAGCCCTACTACCAGGCGTACGAGCGCGGCGTGAAACTGATCGGTGCCACCGCCCATTACGTCACCGGTGACCTGGACGAAGGTCCGATCATCGAGCAGATGGTGGAGCGGGTTGACCATGCCCAGGATCCGCAGCACCTGACCCAGGTGGGGCGCGATACCGAAGCCCAGACCCTGGCCCGTGCGGTGAAATACCACGTGCGTCACCGTGTCTTCCAGAACGGCCTTCGCACCGTCGTTTTTTAAATCCAGGGACTTGCAACGATGACTGATCAGGCAACCAAGATCGACCAAGACGTAACCACTGCCGAGCGCATCGACGGCAAGGCCTTTGCTGCGGCCCTGCGCGCCGATGTGGCAGAAGGTGCCGCCCGCTTTCAGGCCCAGGCCGGGCGCCAGCCGGGTCTCGCCGTGGTACTGGTGGGGGATGACCCGGCCAGCCAGGTGTATGTGAAAACCAAGATGCGCCAGGCCGCCGAGGCCGGCATCGCCTCCTTTCCGCACCTGCTGCCGGGCAGCACCAGCCAGGCTCATCTGCTGCAGCTGATCGACGCACTCAACAGCGATGATCAGGTGGATGGCATCCTGGTGCAACTGCCGCTGCCGGCACAGATCGAGGAAACCGCCGTGATCGAGGCCATCGATCCGGCCAAAGACGTGGACGGCTTCCACCCGGTCAACGTCGGGCGCCTGAGCACCGGCCAGCCGGCGCTGGTGCCCTGCACGCCGCTGGGCTGCCTGCTGTTGCTGCAGGATCGCCTGGGTGACCTGTCCGGCAAGAAAGCCGTGGTGGTGGGGCGCTCCAATATCGTCGGCAAGCCGATGGGGCAACTCCTGCTGAACGCCAGCTGCACCGTGACCACGGTGCACTCCAGAACTCAGGACCTGGCGGCGGAATGCCGCAGTGCCGA
Proteins encoded:
- a CDS encoding electron transfer flavoprotein subunit beta/FixA family protein, with product MKILVGVKRVIDYNVQIRAKADGSAVELENVKMAINPFDEVAVEAAVRLKDEGVATEVIAVSIGPEKAQETLRQALAMGADRAILVPHTEATEPLSVAKTFKALAEKEGAGLVMLGKQAIDDDCNQTGQMLAALLGWPQGTFASGLAVSGEQIEVTREVDGGLETVALNLPAVVTADLRLNEPRFASLPAIMKAKKKPLDSIDAASLGVDLSPRLELVGVVEPPVRTTGSVLVASAAELVEKLKQDAAIA
- a CDS encoding electron transfer flavoprotein subunit alpha/FixB family protein yields the protein MTILVIADHDNNSIASSTFNTLGAAAQIGGDIDILVLGGNCAAVTQAAAAIPGVHRVLSADCELFAQPLAEDMAPLVQRCAEGYSHVLASNSTFAKNLLPRVAALLDVPQISDISAVIDANTFERPIYAGNALATVRSHDAIKVITVRSTKFEAVAATGGSAECLAIDAPAAQAQARFVSRTEAKSGGPELTTARIVISGGRGMGNGENFALLDTVAAKLGAAVGASRAAVDAGFVPNDYQVGQTGKVVAPDLYIAVGISGAIQHLAGMKDSKMIVAINKDPDAPIFQVADYGIVGDLFDIMPALDAAL
- the purU gene encoding formyltetrahydrofolate deformylase, with product MKNKPAYILKVSCPGKVGIVAAVGNFLADRGCFIKEFHQFDDLESGRFFSTIEFVFEGNQQPSVEQLKAAFEVTALRFDMEWEIHDANQPARVLIMVSKYDHCLRDLLYRRATGELNIEISAIVSNHEDLRYLAEREGLDYIHLPVTKETKPEQEAKLIEIVEQTGTELVVLARYMQVLSDTLCQQLAGRCINIHHSFLPGFKGAKPYYQAYERGVKLIGATAHYVTGDLDEGPIIEQMVERVDHAQDPQHLTQVGRDTEAQTLARAVKYHVRHRVFQNGLRTVVF
- the folD gene encoding bifunctional methylenetetrahydrofolate dehydrogenase/methenyltetrahydrofolate cyclohydrolase FolD; amino-acid sequence: MTDQATKIDQDVTTAERIDGKAFAAALRADVAEGAARFQAQAGRQPGLAVVLVGDDPASQVYVKTKMRQAAEAGIASFPHLLPGSTSQAHLLQLIDALNSDDQVDGILVQLPLPAQIEETAVIEAIDPAKDVDGFHPVNVGRLSTGQPALVPCTPLGCLLLLQDRLGDLSGKKAVVVGRSNIVGKPMGQLLLNASCTVTTVHSRTQDLAAECRSADILVVAVGRPEMIDASYIKPGAIVLDVGINRIEMAEGKSRLTGDVDFAAASSVAGAVTPVPGGIGPMTVACLLRNTLSAAQARVAE